In Pirellula sp. SH-Sr6A, the DNA window ACATTGATGCAGCTGCCAATCAGCTCATCATCGGCCCTAAAGATCTTTGCAACGGCCATAGGACCGAGCAACTTGATCTGTTTCGAGGCGAGAACGGAATGCAAGGCAACCGAATCATGAGGAAGCTGAACTGAGACGTCTCGACAAGAATTGGCGTATCGATACTTCTCACCGCTCGACTGGAGGTGATCAGCTAGGTCCGGGTCTAGGATTAGAGCTCGGTAGTAATCCATTTCGAGAAGGTCAAGCCGATAGGATCTGTCCAGGGGTTCAGCCAGAAAGACGGAGTCATTCCCAGATGGCGATAAGAATGACGCAACGCGCCGGGCATTTGAGACGACGTCGACTGCAAGACGTCGCGAGACTGCGACAGACGCTGACAAATCAACAATTACATCAGTTTCGCTGAACGCCTCGGTTAGTTCCTCGGTCTGGTCCAGTATCACATTAGCGACGATCGCTCGTGTTGGCTCGTCTTCGTAGATTGAGTTGAGATGATACGATAGCGCTTCGGATTTTGGTTGCCCGAGCGACCAGCCTGTTAGCACGTGCCGGGCGACGTTGTGAGGCATAAGAATGTCATCATCAATTAAGGTCCAAGTCCCGTGACCTCCGCGCACCAGCAACTCAAGGACTTGAGATCCTAAAGCCCCTGCTCCTACCGATACGTATTTGCGATTACATGGCTGGCTCCCATTGCATTTTGCTCCATCATTCTGTGTGAGAACTGACGATGGCTTGAGCATAACCAATTCGACATCTTCGCCGGTCTTGCTAGTGTCACGACTGAGCAAAACTCCGCCACGGGTATCGGTCGACTCTCCCCATAGTCCGATTGAGGCACCGACTTCCAAGGCACTCTGGCCAGTACCGAACGCCCACACGTCGATGCTTTCTGGTCTTGATTTTGCGTCGCGAGACAAAGGAAACCAAATCACAAGCATTAGAGGCAGTTTAAGGTCAATGGTCCCGTTATCTTGAAGGCTTCGCAGTTTATCGGACAGCCTGTCAATGAATTTCGTATCGCCATGTCCAGCATAATACTCCAGTTCTGCCAGCGTTCTTGGCTGGATCTCCATGCGGCTGTGCATTCGGCTTTCTGCTTCGAAGACCAGCAAGGTGAATGCTGGTCGGGCGTTACGCTCTTTTTCTTGAGAGACTTGTCGCGCTAACAAGATCATTGCCTCTTCGTGGCCGCCGATCCGATGCACCTCCAGCACTCTCTCGTGATTGCGATCGATAGGCTCAAAGCAAGAACTCGGGAGAATCAATCGATCAGCGGCTCCAATGAAGAGCTGTTCGAGTGGCTGATCGGGATTGTGTAAGTCACCGCGAGCCGTGCGGCACAGCCAATGATGAAGTTGGGCCGCAAACTTGGCCGCTGTCCAATTGAGTTTTTGCTCGTCGAATGGGCGATCAAACAGGCACAGGTCGACAGGCCAGTCCTTGAGACCAACATTCGTATGGATGACGCGTGGAAACGACCGGCGCGCAGCGGTGACTCGCGGTTGCCGGCGATCTTCGTGATCAAACTCCACAAAGATTTTCTCCAACCTGCGAATATCGTTGGCTGGTTTCTGCGGTACCTCAGGTTCAATTTCGACCACCAGAACTTCGTTGTTGCAATTACGTCGGCACTCAACCAACGAAAAGTAGGCGGTGCGTTCGTCCTCAACGAAACGTGCGAGCTCGATGGCTCTGGGAAGAAGTAATTCGCTGATCGCTATCGTCTCCCCGGGCGCTGCGTGCTCGGCATCGGCGATAACACTCGAGTTGTTATTCATCCGCTGTCCCTGCGCGCGGTGTAGGCGACGAAGTTATTGCAGCCGCACCAGCCCCAACCACCACTGCTTTTTCGACCGCAATTCCAAGGTAGTCGATCTTGATGACGAGCGGCTTCGGGCTGGTTTTGTTGGGGTTCTCCATGGTAACTTTGAACTCCCGGAACTCTTCTTGAGCAACATCCTTGTAATAATTTGCGGCTTGACGGTGCGGTGGCTGTTTGTCGCTGTCGTCTGTTGGAATTGGTTTGCTGGTCGAGACGATAACTCCGTGTTTTTGGCCATAGTGCCTAAAGAGTCGATCGACCTTTTGTTCAGGAGTCGTCTTCGTATTGCCTTTCTCAGCGCCGAGAGCCGTGTAACTGCAGTGATGTGAGATCTTCTGCACGTCCCACATTAACCGTTCTGCACGAGACGGATCCTTTTTTGCATGCCATTCCGTGACTCGAACGATGTCAGCAATCACGTCATAGGTTAGGTCAGACAAGAACAGCGCTCTGGATTCGGTACCTCCCGAACGAAATGTAATGTGTAGAGCAATTGAATCCTTGTTGCGGTCCAGAAGCTTGCCCTCATCCGACCTCGTTGCAAATGGGGAATGGCAGAAAAACTCGACTCCATCATCGTCAAGCGAGAAGCCCCGAACGGTTTCGCCTGCATTTGTAATAAGGTGTGCTCGGCTAGCGGGAGTGATCCCTTGGTCCGTAAGCCAGTCGTCGAGCATTCCGGGCGAAGAAAAAATTCGAATACCCGAACCACGCTTCAAGCGAAACTTGGCCTCCGCCTGAATCACGCGGGCATCATCTTCGTTCTTCGTTTCGAGAATGGCAGCCGCTGGCACCCACATCATGGGCATTTTGACTCGTTGACCGCCTTGGTACTTGGACGCGTGTTGGAAATCCCTTCAATGGACCAGGCAGTGATCGAGTCGTCGTAAGCGTAGACACGCTTGCTGGCCCTAAGATGTTCGCTCGATTGCAGGAACCGGATGTCGAGCCATACGACCTGGTTGTCTTCGATGAAGCACACAAGCTCTCCGTGAATCGAAGTACCGACCTACGTGTCCGAAAGACGGGCCGATATGAGTTAGCTGAATCACTCGCTGGCGTCCGAGGACTTGATCCAGCTTGGCAGCTAAATTGGTCTCCGCACCACCTGCTGTTGCTGACCGCGACGCCTCACCAAGGCAAGCCTTATCCTTACTATGGTCTTTGGCGGTTACTCGAGCCGGATGTGCTTTCTACGCCCGAGGCGTTCGAAAACTATCCTGTCGAGCGTCGCCAGTCCCACTTCATCCGACGCACCAAGGAGGAAATGGTGCTGTTGTCCGGAGAGCCGCTCTATCCCAAGCGCATTTCCGATACGCTTGGATTCCGCCTCAGCCAAGGGCCCGTCAGTGAACAGGTTCTTTACAACGAAACGACCGACTACATGAGGCACGTTTACAATCGTGCCAAGCTGCTCAATCGATCGGCGGCTCGATTGGCAATGAGCGTTATGCAGCGTCGCCTTGCAAGCTCGACATACGCACTAACCCGATCATTCGAGCGACGCATTGAAAACCTAGACGAGTTGATCCAGCGAGTTCAGGACAATAATTTGACTGGCGAAGAGATCAATCTTCTGCAGCGTCGCCTTGCTTCGGATCAAGAAGACGTCTTTGACACTAAAACAGCTGATGAAGAACGGACGATTGGTGACCGTGAAGAAAGCGAAGTGGCCGAAGGAAAGCTCCTTTCAGGTGTAATCGCGACATCGCTGACGGATCTATACGTGGAACGAGAGCAGGTTGCGGGGCTGCTTCAGCTAGCACGCCGTGTTCAAGCCGATGGTAGCGAATCGAAGTTCGAAAAACTTCAAGAGATCCTTAATAGCCCTAAGTTCGCTGGCGAAAAGCTCATCGTCTTCACTGAGCATCGCGATACGCTCGAATACTTAGTTGGTCGCTTAGGCGGATTGGGCCATACAGGACGTATTGCGCAAATTCATGGCGGAATGGACTACAAGGCCAGGCACGAAGCAGTTGAGCGCTTTCGCCGCGATCATACCCAAGCGGACGGAGCCCGATTCATGATTTGCACGGATGCGGCGGCCGAAGGCATCAACCTCCAGTTTTGCTGGATCATGATTAACTTTGACGTCCCTTGGAACCCAGCGCGTCTCGAACAACGTATGGGACGAATTCACCGCTACGGACAGAAGCACGACCCAGTCCACATCATTAACTTGGTTTCGCCCGACACTCGCGAAGGCAAGGTGATCGAAACGCTGCTTGCGAAACTTGAGATCATCCGCGATTCGCTCGGGAGCGAGAAGGTCTTCGATTCGATTGGCCGTTTGTTCGAAGGTGTATCGCTGAGTTCCTATATGGAACAAGCGGTGGTCGATGGAGCAGACCAGGCAATAAGCGAGCTTGCTGGCAAGCTGACTACCGAACAAGTTCAAGCACTCGCGGCCCAAGAACGAATGCTTTACGGCGATGGTGGCGATGTAAAGAAGCAATTGCCCCGTCTGCGCTCCGACTTGATGCAGGAGGCTTATCGCAGATTGTTACCAGGCTATGTTCGCCAATACCTTGAAAGCGCTGGACCGGCAGCTGGAATTGGGCTGGAAGGCGACATGCAAAAGTGTTTCTCATTTACCCCTCTTTATTCCAGCGCGATAGACCCAATCCTTCCCACGCTGGAGCTGTACGGCGCACGTCAACGGCAGTGCCTGTCCGTCGTTCGCCCTCAGGAGCGCGGGGCGGCAGTGTGGGTGCATCCCGGCGAGCCTGTCTTTGAAGCGTTTCGCGGCTTGGTCGCCGATCGGCTTGGACAAGATGCCCTAAACGGCGCTGTGTTTGTCGATCCTACAGCCAGCAAACCTTATCTGTTCCATGTAGCGTTGGCGACCGTTGATCGCGCTGCCGACAAAGACTTTCCAGATTTGGCCACGCCGGAACGATTGGAGTGTCGATTGATTGGCATTCGCCAATATGAAGGCGCTGAGACTGAACTATGTCCAGTTGAGCACTTAATGCTTCTCGGTCCAGGTAGAGGACTACCGGCAACCGCCCAGCGTTTGGCTGCAGAAGCAAGCAAGATGTGCGAACTGGCTGAAGCCTATCTAACCGAACGCGTTTCCCGCGACATTGCTATGGGGCGTCGCAATCAGATGCTTGCTACTTTAGCAGAGCGAGAGCAATTTATTCGGCGTGGATTCAGCTTTCAAGAAAGCGAGTTGGCAGCAGCTCGCAACAGGCTGTCCGAGAAAGCGCGAGCTGGAAATCCTGGTGCACTCAAGGCACTCACTGATATAAGAAATCAACAAAAATCGCTGTCTGGGCGATGACAACTAGCGATCGACACAATCCATCGAGAGCCAGAGTTGATTAGACCAGGCAAGGTGGTCTTCGTCGCTCATGCCCTGATTGTCCCCTCGTCCGATCCAGATGACTTGGCCAGACACGACGCCGACGTCGAACGCGTGGCCATGGATGTAGCCAGAGCTCACGAAGAAGCTCAAGGCGCGGAGGTAAAGGATGTGTCTACACCCGAACTCGCTCGAGCGGCAGGCTTATCAGACAATCCTGGCTTCGACCTGTTAGCGATCTACCCATCTACCGATCCACGAGGTCGACGAGCTATTGAAGTGAAAGGTCGCGCAAGTACGGGCGATGTTGAAGTCTCGTCAAACGAATGGGCTCGAGCCGCTAATCTTCGCGATCAGTATTGGCTCTACGTAGTGTACGACTGCGCGACGCCATCGCCTAACAGCCCGTTGAAGATATCGCGATTTCGGGTGACCTGCTCAGTTTTTGAAATGGGCATTCCGAACTTGTAAAGCGGTTCCTAATTCTTCGATCGGC includes these proteins:
- a CDS encoding ThiF family adenylyltransferase, translated to MNNNSSVIADAEHAAPGETIAISELLLPRAIELARFVEDERTAYFSLVECRRNCNNEVLVVEIEPEVPQKPANDIRRLEKIFVEFDHEDRRQPRVTAARRSFPRVIHTNVGLKDWPVDLCLFDRPFDEQKLNWTAAKFAAQLHHWLCRTARGDLHNPDQPLEQLFIGAADRLILPSSCFEPIDRNHERVLEVHRIGGHEEAMILLARQVSQEKERNARPAFTLLVFEAESRMHSRMEIQPRTLAELEYYAGHGDTKFIDRLSDKLRSLQDNGTIDLKLPLMLVIWFPLSRDAKSRPESIDVWAFGTGQSALEVGASIGLWGESTDTRGGVLLSRDTSKTGEDVELVMLKPSSVLTQNDGAKCNGSQPCNRKYVSVGAGALGSQVLELLVRGGHGTWTLIDDDILMPHNVARHVLTGWSLGQPKSEALSYHLNSIYEDEPTRAIVANVILDQTEELTEAFSETDVIVDLSASVAVSRRLAVDVVSNARRVASFLSPSGNDSVFLAEPLDRSYRLDLLEMDYYRALILDPDLADHLQSSGEKYRYANSCRDVSVQLPHDSVALHSVLASKQIKLLGPMAVAKIFRADDELIGSCINVKLGGFHRLTVTDWTIFISDPVLRTLSAERLRQLPKETGGVLLGTFDVSRRILYVVHDLPAPDDSQRQPTTFMRGQNGLAEKVAEIGEISKGQISYVGEWHSHPGKSTRPSTKDHALFEWLKEFRHNDGVPAVMAIVGETSSRWIVGDIANGTESKNT
- a CDS encoding helicase-related protein; amino-acid sequence: MFARLQEPDVEPYDLVVFDEAHKLSVNRSTDLRVRKTGRYELAESLAGVRGLDPAWQLNWSPHHLLLLTATPHQGKPYPYYGLWRLLEPDVLSTPEAFENYPVERRQSHFIRRTKEEMVLLSGEPLYPKRISDTLGFRLSQGPVSEQVLYNETTDYMRHVYNRAKLLNRSAARLAMSVMQRRLASSTYALTRSFERRIENLDELIQRVQDNNLTGEEINLLQRRLASDQEDVFDTKTADEERTIGDREESEVAEGKLLSGVIATSLTDLYVEREQVAGLLQLARRVQADGSESKFEKLQEILNSPKFAGEKLIVFTEHRDTLEYLVGRLGGLGHTGRIAQIHGGMDYKARHEAVERFRRDHTQADGARFMICTDAAAEGINLQFCWIMINFDVPWNPARLEQRMGRIHRYGQKHDPVHIINLVSPDTREGKVIETLLAKLEIIRDSLGSEKVFDSIGRLFEGVSLSSYMEQAVVDGADQAISELAGKLTTEQVQALAAQERMLYGDGGDVKKQLPRLRSDLMQEAYRRLLPGYVRQYLESAGPAAGIGLEGDMQKCFSFTPLYSSAIDPILPTLELYGARQRQCLSVVRPQERGAAVWVHPGEPVFEAFRGLVADRLGQDALNGAVFVDPTASKPYLFHVALATVDRAADKDFPDLATPERLECRLIGIRQYEGAETELCPVEHLMLLGPGRGLPATAQRLAAEASKMCELAEAYLTERVSRDIAMGRRNQMLATLAEREQFIRRGFSFQESELAAARNRLSEKARAGNPGALKALTDIRNQQKSLSGR
- a CDS encoding DUF3883 domain-containing protein, coding for MAMDVARAHEEAQGAEVKDVSTPELARAAGLSDNPGFDLLAIYPSTDPRGRRAIEVKGRASTGDVEVSSNEWARAANLRDQYWLYVVYDCATPSPNSPLKISRFRVTCSVFEMGIPNL